DNA from Acidobacteriota bacterium:
GAGGCGGCCGATGGGCGAATTGAAGATCGCCGTGGTGGGCGTGGGGAGCCTCGGACAGCATCACGCGCGGATACTGGCCGATCTCGAAGGCGTCCGCCTGGCCGCCGTCGTGGACGCCGACGGCGCCCGCGCGGCGGAGATCGCTGGACGACACGGCGTGCCGGCTCTCGGTCCCGGAGACCCTCTCCCGGCGGTGGACGGCGTCGTCGTGGCGGCCCCCACGCGCCTTCACCGGGACCTGGCCGTGCGCTTCCTGGAGTCCGGAATCGGCGTGCTGTGCGAAAAGCCCATGGCCACCACCCTCGAGGAGTGCGACGCCATCCTGGAGGCTCAATCCCGGTCCGGCGCCCCGCTCCTGGTGGGCCACATCGAACACTTCAACCCGGGCGTGGAGGCCCTTTCGGCCCACGTTCACCATCCTGGTTTCCTTGAGGTCCACCGGCTGGGCGTCTTCGTGCCGAGGTCCCTGGACGTGGACGTGGTGCTGGACCTCATGATCCACGACATCGAGATCGCCCAGAGCCTGGTCAGACGCCCCGTCTCCAAGGTGGAGGCGGTGGGCGTTTCGGTGCTCACGCCCTACGTGGACCTCGCCAACGCGCGCCTCACCTTCGAGGGGGGTTGCGTCGCCAACCTGACGGCCAGCCGGATTTCCCGGGACAAGGTCCGGAAGCTCCGCCTCTTCCAGAAGGACGCCTACCTGAGCGTGGATTACGCCGAGCAGGCCGTCGAATGCTACCGCGTCGAAGACGGACCCGCCGGACGCGCCATCCAGAAGGTGCCCGTGGCCGTGGAGAAGAAGGAGCCCCTCCGGAGAGAGCTCGAGCACTTCGCCGCGATCCTCGGGGGCCATGAATCGCCCCGGGTGGACGGACGCGCGGCTCGGGACGCCGTGGCCGTCGCACAGGCCATCCTCACATGCATGGCCCAGCAGACCCCGCTGGAGTGAACGCCCTCCTGGGCCGTCTCTGCTCTCCCGAGGCCCACGGCTTCGCCTGGGCCGTGACCCGGGGGGGGCAAAGGCTGGCTTCCGGCTGGGGCGGTAGCGCGGTCTCCCACCCCGAGCGCCATCCCGCCGCCGGGGACACGCTGTGGGACCTGGCCTCCTTGACCAAGCCCCTCGCCACGGCCCTCGTCGCCCTGCGTGCCGCCCAGGACGGCCGGCTGGACCTTCTGGAGCCCGTTCCGGAGACGGATCCCCCCTGCACGGGTCTCGACCTTCTCCGCCACCAGGCGGGCTTCCCTCCGTGGCTTCCCTTGTACGCCTTCTCGAGCGGACGAGCCGAGGCCCGGACCTGGCTCGCCTCCCGATGCCCCCGGCGCCTTCCCTCCGGCCAGGCCGAGTATTCCTGCCTCGGATACCTTCTCCTGGGCCTTCACCTGGAAGAACGCCTGGGCGCGTCCCTGGATCGCCTGTTCCAGAAGTTCGTGGCGGAGCCGCTGGGCCTGCCGGCTGAAAGCGCCCTGTTTCGTCCTCCCGAATCGGTCCGCCCGAGGACCGCCGCGACGGAACTCGACGGCGCCCACGAGACCGCCTTGGCCCGTCCCCACGGCGCCCTCCCCCCTCCCTTCGCCCCGGGTCTGGCCTGGGGGGAGGTCCACGACGGGAACGCCCGGTTCCTCGGCGGCGTCGCAGGAAACGCGGGTCTCTTCGCCTCCCTCGGGGCGGTGGAACGGCTCTGCGACGCCTTCCGCCCTTCCGCGGGCTTCCTCAGCGCCCGCTCTCTCGACCTGGCCTGGACGAGCCCCCACGGCCGGGGCCAGCGCCGGACGGCCGGATGGAAAGCGGCTGATTCCGAGGGTTGGACCGTGGCACCACTCTTGCCAGCAGGATCCGTGGGCCACGAAGGCTTCACGGGCACCGCGGCGTACTTGGAGCCGGGCGAGGGGAGGACCTTCATCTTGCTGACCAACCGGATCCATCCGGCCCATCCAGGTACGGACTTTGCGCCCGTGCGGGCCGCCTTCCTGCAGTGCGCGGGAGGCCTTGCATGAAAGACCGCTGGACCCGTAGCGCGGCCTTTCTGCTCGCCCTGGGGTTGCACCTGCTCATCGTGCTGGTGGGGGGCCGGCAGTACATGACCGCGACCTCCGACCCGAAACGATTCAACCAGGCGGCGCGCCGTCTCCCCCAGGAGGTGAACGGCCGGCCGGTGCGGTTCATCTACGTGAAGGACATGGAGCCCTCAAAGGAGCCTCCCCTCGATCCTTCCCGGCTCTCGGACGTGAACCGGAGGGGCGCGAGCCCCGACCCTCGCAAGGGCTCCTCCCCGGATCCCACCTCCCTCGGGCGCAGCCCCGTGCGCCAGAGCGGAGGGCCCGGGGACGCCCCCGCAACCCGGCCTTCGGTCCAGCCTTCGCCCGGCGGGCCGCCCTCCGCCCGGCCCGAGCCTCCGGGCGCTCCGGCCCGCGCGGAACAGCCCTCGCCCCGGAGCGAGGCGGCGGCCCCCTCCCGCCCCGCCCGGAACGTGGAGGCCAAACCCGTGAAGGGGAAGCCCGGCCGGGAGATCGCGCCCGGGACCCCGTCGGAGGCGGAGAAGGGGCTCCCCGTGGGAGACGCGGGGGAGGCCGCTTCATCCCCCACCCAGAGGCCGGTCGTGGCCGATCCGCACCGCGCCGAGGCCGGCCGCCCCGGAGCCGCCCGGCCGGGAGCCCTCGCCAGCCAAATCCAACAAATGATGGTGGGCAGCCTCCAGGGCGGGTACGACAACCCCAACGCCAGCCGGCTGAATACGGGGGCCCTCTCCTTCGACACGGCGGCGTGGGACCTGGGCCCCTACGCCCGCCAGGTCCAGGAGCGTGTGGAGAGCAACTGGCGCATACCCCAGGCCCAGATGGTGCTGCGGCAAAAAGGGTGGGTCGCGATCCGGTTCTCGATCCAGAAGGACGGCCGCATCACCGACATCTACCTGGACCGACCCTCGGGGATCCCCTCCTACGACCAGTCCGCCATGAACGCGCTGATTTCCTCCAACCCGCTTCCGCCCCTCCCCGAGCAGGTCACCGCCCCCGAACTGTCGGCGGTCTTCCGCTTTTTCTACAACATCCCCCAGGAGGAATGACCGGAGGGTGGCACGCCTCTTGCTTCATCAATCGTCATCCTCATACCCCCCTCCATTCCTCTTACGGCCCCGCAAGGGGCTCTTCTTTTTTCCCCCCGCAAGCCGTGGGTCCTTTATGACTCATGTCGGGTCCCCGACAGCACGACGGGGCCTCTTTTCTCCGGGCCTTCGGGCGCCGTTCGACCCCCGATGAAAGGCCTTCGAAGGCCGCCGGGGGGGCCGGTACCCCGCTCGAATGGCACACCGTGCCTTTGTGGCACACCTTTTCGTCCTTGAAACGGCCCGATTCGGCCCGTTTCGGCTGGCATGCACCTTGCTTGAAAAAAGGCGTTGCCTAACCCCCTCCCTTCCCTCTCGCGGGAGCCCTTCGGGGCTCCCGCACCTCCTTTTCGGGCCTCGCGCTCCCTCCAAGACCCGCGAGGGAAGCGAGGGTGACTTGAGCCGGTTCCCGGGTACACAGGGGAGAAGCGAGATCTCTCCGGACGGGGAGGGACGGCCTCCCTCACCCCGCGCGCAGAATCCTCCGGGGGCCCCACCCTTGGGGCTGCTTCGCTCCCTCGGGAGCGGGGCCCGGAGGCTGCCCGAGCCCCTGAGAGGGCGCAAGCCGTTGACCACGGAATCGACCCTCCGCC
Protein-coding regions in this window:
- a CDS encoding Gfo/Idh/MocA family oxidoreductase, giving the protein MGELKIAVVGVGSLGQHHARILADLEGVRLAAVVDADGARAAEIAGRHGVPALGPGDPLPAVDGVVVAAPTRLHRDLAVRFLESGIGVLCEKPMATTLEECDAILEAQSRSGAPLLVGHIEHFNPGVEALSAHVHHPGFLEVHRLGVFVPRSLDVDVVLDLMIHDIEIAQSLVRRPVSKVEAVGVSVLTPYVDLANARLTFEGGCVANLTASRISRDKVRKLRLFQKDAYLSVDYAEQAVECYRVEDGPAGRAIQKVPVAVEKKEPLRRELEHFAAILGGHESPRVDGRAARDAVAVAQAILTCMAQQTPLE
- a CDS encoding serine hydrolase domain-containing protein codes for the protein MNALLGRLCSPEAHGFAWAVTRGGQRLASGWGGSAVSHPERHPAAGDTLWDLASLTKPLATALVALRAAQDGRLDLLEPVPETDPPCTGLDLLRHQAGFPPWLPLYAFSSGRAEARTWLASRCPRRLPSGQAEYSCLGYLLLGLHLEERLGASLDRLFQKFVAEPLGLPAESALFRPPESVRPRTAATELDGAHETALARPHGALPPPFAPGLAWGEVHDGNARFLGGVAGNAGLFASLGAVERLCDAFRPSAGFLSARSLDLAWTSPHGRGQRRTAGWKAADSEGWTVAPLLPAGSVGHEGFTGTAAYLEPGEGRTFILLTNRIHPAHPGTDFAPVRAAFLQCAGGLA
- a CDS encoding TonB family protein, producing MKDRWTRSAAFLLALGLHLLIVLVGGRQYMTATSDPKRFNQAARRLPQEVNGRPVRFIYVKDMEPSKEPPLDPSRLSDVNRRGASPDPRKGSSPDPTSLGRSPVRQSGGPGDAPATRPSVQPSPGGPPSARPEPPGAPARAEQPSPRSEAAAPSRPARNVEAKPVKGKPGREIAPGTPSEAEKGLPVGDAGEAASSPTQRPVVADPHRAEAGRPGAARPGALASQIQQMMVGSLQGGYDNPNASRLNTGALSFDTAAWDLGPYARQVQERVESNWRIPQAQMVLRQKGWVAIRFSIQKDGRITDIYLDRPSGIPSYDQSAMNALISSNPLPPLPEQVTAPELSAVFRFFYNIPQEE